From the Panulirus ornatus isolate Po-2019 chromosome 58, ASM3632096v1, whole genome shotgun sequence genome, one window contains:
- the crim gene encoding UPAR/Ly6 domain-containing protein crim, with amino-acid sequence MKNLLLLVSFSALVSTASSIWCYQCVGSHPGCGLYDFDWRYYWSYSCPDPYDKCVKIIEQKGVDVMVTRDCLSNLEGHRRDIPADRYEGCRPAAKDPLVGQYIFPSVPEIDHKRLVVLLYSIIG; translated from the exons atgaagaatttacTTTTACTGGTCTCATTTTCTGCGCTTGTGTCCACGG CTTCTAGTATCTGGTGCTACCAATGTGTGGGCTCCCACCCAGGTTGTGGATTGTATGACTTCGACTGGCGTTACTACTGGAGCTACAGCTGTCCAGATCCATATGACAAATGTGTCAAGATCATAGAACAAAAAGGAG TGGATGTTATGGTAACTCGTGACTGCTTGAGCAACTTAGAGGGTCACCGACGAGACATCCCAGCAGATCGTTATGAAGGTTGCCGCCCTGCTGCTAAAGATCCACTTGTTGGACAGTACATATTTCCTTCTGTCCCAGAAATTGACCATAAAAGGTTAGTGGTACTCCTTTATAGCATCATAGGCTAG